A genomic region of Fibrobacter sp. contains the following coding sequences:
- a CDS encoding leucyl aminopeptidase: protein MKLRLSRNATFSTHIIFTTKEQTRGIADFAGEAGDLEVRYEGKKTIIYCGLGEKALLNTRIIRSSSARGIRKAVELKRDSVSLILPSVKIPASESGTAAVEGAILGAYSFCRYKSEKAHSIKTVEVIGDLSASSLKQTEAICKGVNYARDLVNSNASEITPEKLAKEALSLSQPGKLKVTVLNEKELKQKGLNLIYAVGQGSPFPPRLILMEYKGNPKSKFKTAIAGKGITFDSGGQNLKPTGHIEAMRMDMAGAATVLATMKVLSELKPAVNVIGVIGAAHNAIGENAFFPGDIYKSYLGKTVEINSTDAEGRLVLADAVAYCNETCKPDRLVDLATLTGGILFALGELVAGLFSNDDKLADLLFKCGEHTGERLWRFPMYKEYCDSIKGDLSDLRNLSKFKKGYASSITGAAFIKEFIGDTPWAHIDIAGTAFNEGQARGEIPQYGTGFGVRLLMEFLLRS, encoded by the coding sequence ATGAAACTAAGGCTTTCCAGAAATGCCACTTTTTCTACCCACATTATCTTTACCACAAAAGAACAGACCCGTGGGATAGCAGATTTCGCGGGTGAGGCTGGTGATCTGGAGGTCCGATATGAGGGGAAAAAGACTATAATCTATTGTGGATTGGGTGAAAAAGCCCTTTTAAACACTCGGATCATACGAAGCTCATCGGCCCGGGGAATCCGTAAAGCAGTGGAGCTGAAAAGAGATTCCGTTTCACTAATCCTGCCTTCAGTAAAGATCCCGGCATCAGAATCCGGCACTGCAGCAGTAGAAGGGGCGATTCTTGGAGCTTATTCATTCTGCCGCTATAAGAGCGAAAAGGCACATTCCATTAAAACAGTCGAAGTGATCGGAGACCTCAGTGCTTCAAGCCTTAAGCAGACAGAGGCAATCTGTAAAGGGGTCAATTATGCCCGCGACCTGGTTAACAGCAACGCATCGGAGATTACCCCGGAAAAACTCGCCAAAGAAGCCCTGAGCCTCAGCCAACCCGGAAAATTGAAGGTAACCGTTCTAAATGAAAAGGAATTGAAACAGAAGGGACTCAATCTGATCTATGCAGTCGGTCAGGGTTCGCCATTTCCACCAAGACTCATATTAATGGAATATAAAGGTAATCCCAAATCAAAGTTTAAAACCGCTATTGCGGGAAAAGGAATCACTTTCGATTCAGGCGGACAGAACCTCAAGCCCACTGGACATATTGAGGCGATGCGCATGGATATGGCCGGGGCAGCTACGGTTCTGGCTACAATGAAAGTGCTCTCCGAGCTGAAACCTGCTGTTAATGTAATCGGGGTTATAGGCGCTGCGCACAATGCTATTGGCGAGAACGCATTTTTCCCGGGAGACATTTACAAATCATACCTGGGTAAAACCGTGGAGATCAACAGTACTGACGCTGAGGGAAGGCTGGTGCTTGCAGATGCGGTTGCCTACTGCAACGAAACATGTAAACCTGACCGTCTGGTTGATCTTGCTACTTTAACCGGTGGTATTTTGTTTGCTTTGGGTGAACTTGTCGCAGGCCTTTTCTCAAATGATGATAAGCTGGCAGATCTGCTTTTTAAATGCGGCGAACATACAGGAGAGAGATTGTGGAGATTCCCGATGTATAAGGAGTATTGCGATTCGATCAAAGGTGACCTGAGTGATCTGAGGAATCTTTCCAAATTCAAAAAAGGCTATGCCAGTTCCATCACCGGCGCGGCATTTATCAAGGAATTTATCGGAGACACTCCCTGGGCACACATTGACATTGCCGGAACTGCATTCAATGAGGGACAGGCTCGCGGTGAAATTCCTCAGTATGGAACCGGTTTTGGTGTCAGACTTCTTATGGAGTTTCTTCTCAGATCATGA
- a CDS encoding glycerophosphodiester phosphodiesterase, with protein sequence MIQNSKILVAHRGAPYFFQENTIDSFAKAVTLGADMVEFDIRRTADGVLVAHHDPFILFNNKEYLLSEISFDKLRSISSEIGFQVPDIEQVIKALSGKTGLVIEFKEKNCEREVLDIVYKNTDPGKCIFTSFQPEILLSIKNINSELQTGFLFETLSNTVTEITFDILCPRESLLTSNHDFFSSQKRGGKSIAVWTVDDSMALKMFLDDPVVDIIITNKIDRALQLRNIRKEIRCDGENT encoded by the coding sequence ATGATCCAAAACTCAAAAATCCTTGTCGCACACAGGGGTGCTCCATACTTTTTCCAGGAAAACACTATCGACTCCTTTGCCAAAGCAGTCACTTTAGGGGCAGACATGGTGGAGTTCGATATCAGGCGAACCGCCGATGGTGTTCTCGTTGCTCACCACGATCCATTCATCCTGTTTAATAATAAGGAGTATCTGCTGAGCGAGATCTCTTTTGACAAGCTCCGCAGTATCTCTTCTGAAATCGGTTTCCAGGTGCCTGACATCGAGCAGGTAATCAAGGCTCTTTCAGGAAAAACCGGCCTGGTTATTGAGTTTAAGGAAAAAAACTGTGAGCGGGAAGTACTCGATATTGTTTACAAGAACACTGATCCCGGAAAATGCATCTTTACCTCATTTCAACCGGAAATTCTCCTTTCAATAAAAAACATCAACTCAGAATTACAAACAGGTTTTCTATTTGAGACCCTTAGTAATACAGTAACTGAGATTACTTTTGACATCCTCTGTCCCCGTGAAAGCCTGTTAACCTCAAATCATGATTTCTTCTCTTCTCAAAAAAGGGGAGGCAAATCGATAGCGGTCTGGACAGTGGATGACTCAATGGCTTTAAAGATGTTTCTTGATGATCCTGTAGTCGATATTATAATTACTAATAAGATAGACAGGGCACTGCAGTTGCGTAATATTCGCAAGGAGATCCGCTGTGACGGAGAAAATACTTAG
- a CDS encoding GAF domain-containing protein — translation MTEKILRTAIVGSDEETERIRQKLSCLQRFEFVKCLDPERESLMMLSGLPGLDLLINASTDQSLPDIIKRQYLPDVEILSDLSAELLFCTDITEHSGNTDPFFRSRVLNSLQELRYSSFLSLCGQDLTNHILALAIESLQADSGSIMLTDKKSGALSIETVRSLKYKETARLRNLRKGIAWKVVSTGKPMLIRGKTRERSDLVSAVSCPLVSDETVIGVLNINSQKPERHFDPEDLQFVMKIAGFAAGIIRDQKIKKEAFTQSVLLGAREILDLDFPLGEKLNLLLMKVANSFRGKICNLYWYDKDSGRFLVQASSSFDINRIGFGKVKLNDFFTGRMIRCKDSFTFSTHAENSRNRKWFVAQPLFQNGEISGLIMLYLHSNKRELSTESEVLTKIGKMLEQELSKNAALNTVWLDSVKYSALSEATFNLAEIPDIRKLAKMIVTETCLILEAETCILSLYNEVMNCFEILESFSLKGSKQAEILCKVDKAITLKASVQNTPLLINDLFKEGYVSSQIPSRSVISMCLRQNDRIMGAISIYDKNQFDSFQQKAFSNHDQEVFTRLCLQAAAAMNRFLMLKKR, via the coding sequence GTGACGGAGAAAATACTTAGAACAGCAATTGTTGGCAGTGATGAGGAAACAGAGCGAATACGCCAGAAACTAAGCTGTCTTCAGAGGTTTGAATTTGTAAAATGTCTGGACCCGGAAAGGGAATCCCTGATGATGCTGTCAGGTCTTCCAGGTCTTGACCTGCTTATAAATGCCTCGACAGATCAATCTCTGCCTGACATTATCAAGAGACAATACCTCCCGGATGTTGAAATCCTGAGCGATTTAAGTGCAGAACTTCTGTTCTGCACCGATATCACAGAACATAGTGGAAACACCGATCCATTCTTCCGCTCCAGAGTCCTGAACAGCCTCCAGGAACTCCGGTATTCATCTTTCCTCTCTTTATGCGGACAGGACCTGACAAACCACATCCTTGCACTTGCGATCGAATCTCTTCAGGCCGATTCCGGCTCCATAATGTTAACAGATAAAAAAAGTGGAGCACTCTCAATAGAGACTGTCCGCAGCCTCAAATACAAAGAAACTGCCCGGTTGAGGAATCTCCGGAAAGGAATCGCCTGGAAAGTAGTAAGTACCGGAAAACCGATGCTCATAAGGGGAAAAACCAGGGAAAGATCCGACCTGGTGTCCGCTGTCTCCTGTCCGCTTGTTTCTGATGAAACGGTCATTGGTGTCCTGAATATTAACAGTCAGAAGCCGGAGAGACATTTCGATCCCGAGGATCTTCAATTTGTGATGAAAATTGCAGGTTTCGCAGCAGGAATAATCAGAGACCAGAAAATTAAAAAGGAGGCGTTTACACAGTCAGTTTTGCTTGGGGCACGGGAGATTCTCGACCTTGACTTCCCTCTGGGTGAAAAATTGAATCTTCTCTTAATGAAGGTAGCCAACAGTTTCCGGGGAAAGATCTGCAATCTTTATTGGTATGACAAAGATTCCGGACGGTTCCTCGTTCAGGCATCAAGCTCATTTGATATCAACAGGATCGGGTTTGGAAAGGTAAAATTAAACGATTTCTTCACCGGAAGAATGATACGGTGCAAAGACTCCTTTACATTCAGTACTCATGCCGAAAACTCACGCAACAGGAAATGGTTTGTTGCCCAGCCCCTTTTCCAGAATGGAGAGATATCAGGGCTTATAATGCTTTACCTCCATTCAAACAAACGGGAGCTAAGTACTGAAAGTGAGGTACTGACTAAAATCGGAAAAATGCTTGAACAGGAATTGAGTAAAAACGCCGCTCTCAATACCGTATGGCTCGATTCAGTCAAGTATTCAGCCCTCTCAGAGGCTACTTTCAACCTGGCGGAAATACCCGATATCCGTAAACTGGCAAAAATGATTGTTACAGAAACCTGCCTTATCCTCGAAGCTGAAACCTGTATCCTGAGCCTGTACAACGAAGTAATGAACTGTTTTGAAATACTTGAATCCTTTTCCCTGAAAGGCAGCAAACAGGCCGAAATTCTTTGCAAAGTAGATAAAGCCATTACCCTTAAAGCATCGGTACAGAATACCCCCCTGCTTATCAATGATCTCTTCAAGGAGGGTTATGTCAGCAGCCAGATCCCAAGCAGATCGGTTATATCCATGTGTCTGCGCCAGAATGACAGAATAATGGGCGCAATTTCAATTTATGACAAAAACCAGTTCGATTCCTTCCAGCAGAAAGCTTTCTCTAACCACGACCAGGAAGTCTTCACCAGGTTATGCCTTCAGGCAGCAGCAGCAATGAACAGATTTCTGATGCTGAAAAAAAGATAG
- a CDS encoding MarR family transcriptional regulator, producing the protein MDIHSKRILNFIKKNNNLDLDVSDIAFHLKLDEQFVQNFLQNLARKGFVTAKQNQHGRVYWYAVAEPPKEAREEKVSTFEKDSGKPSDDEFDALAEGGGGFPVAKVIAFIFIIAILGAGLILGSKYVEKRINSVTTIATKDLLPRKEFDPFKDTAMVKIGNIQSEIKGLYGVIDSLKSVLAFIDSTSKKVTEKKKPVKKPAKKKK; encoded by the coding sequence ATGGACATTCATTCAAAGAGGATTCTGAACTTCATCAAAAAGAACAACAATCTGGACTTGGACGTCTCAGACATAGCCTTTCATCTGAAACTTGACGAGCAGTTTGTACAGAATTTTCTACAAAACCTTGCCAGAAAAGGATTTGTAACAGCTAAGCAGAACCAGCATGGGAGAGTTTACTGGTACGCTGTCGCGGAGCCTCCAAAGGAAGCGAGAGAGGAGAAGGTTTCAACTTTCGAAAAGGACTCCGGAAAACCGAGTGATGATGAATTTGATGCGCTGGCAGAAGGGGGCGGAGGGTTTCCGGTTGCGAAGGTGATTGCGTTTATATTTATAATTGCAATCCTTGGTGCCGGGTTGATTCTGGGCAGTAAATATGTCGAAAAGAGGATCAATTCAGTAACAACTATTGCTACAAAGGATCTGCTGCCAAGAAAAGAGTTTGATCCTTTCAAAGATACTGCAATGGTGAAGATAGGGAATATTCAGTCCGAGATTAAAGGACTTTACGGTGTTATTGACAGTTTAAAAAGTGTACTGGCATTTATCGACAGTACATCGAAAAAAGTAACTGAGAAGAAAAAACCAGTAAAGAAGCCAGCTAAAAAGAAAAAATAG
- a CDS encoding glycine hydroxymethyltransferase, which produces MPQSAISAYLSGRNPDQIDSGMIAYLGNLQEVSKVSPGICKSIVKELADQRSNLKLIASENYCSLSTQLAMGNLLTDKYAEGYPFHRFYAGCSNVDDIEAYAAEQACKLFGAEHAYVQPHSGADANLIAYWAILNSRIEIPELEKIGETNPSKLSQEDWNTLRAKLGNQRLLGMDYYSGGHLTHGYRHNISAQMFDSYNYSVNPSTGLLDYDEIERMAMEIKPLILLAGYSAYPRCINFARMRQIADKAGAVFMVDMAHFAGLVAGGVFKGDFNPIPHAHVVTTTTHKTLRGPRGGLILCVKEFAESVNKGCPLVIGGPLAHVMAAKAVALTEANSPEFKKYAASIVENASTLAGFCMEMRMKVATGGTDNHLFLIDVTPFGLTGRQAESALRDCGITLNRNSLPFDPNGPWYTSGLRIGTPAVTTLGMGPEQMKEIASIISLVLSNTKPETSTKGEQAGKPSKAKYSTDTNAAQEAISRVKALLDRFPVYPQLDLDFLQKQFS; this is translated from the coding sequence ATGCCCCAATCAGCAATTTCCGCTTATCTTAGCGGCAGAAATCCCGACCAGATAGATTCCGGCATGATAGCCTACCTTGGAAACCTCCAGGAGGTTTCAAAGGTATCTCCCGGTATCTGCAAATCTATCGTGAAGGAACTTGCTGATCAGAGATCGAATCTCAAGCTGATCGCAAGCGAGAATTACTGTTCTCTTTCAACACAGCTCGCTATGGGTAACCTCCTTACAGATAAATACGCGGAGGGCTATCCTTTTCACAGGTTTTATGCCGGATGCAGTAATGTGGACGATATCGAAGCCTATGCTGCAGAGCAAGCCTGTAAACTGTTTGGAGCAGAGCATGCCTATGTTCAGCCCCACAGCGGTGCAGATGCAAATCTGATTGCCTACTGGGCTATTCTTAACAGCCGCATCGAGATTCCCGAACTGGAAAAAATCGGTGAAACAAACCCCTCAAAGCTCTCCCAGGAAGACTGGAATACACTCAGGGCAAAACTGGGTAATCAGCGTCTTCTGGGAATGGATTACTACTCGGGCGGGCACTTAACCCACGGCTACAGGCATAATATTTCAGCACAGATGTTCGATTCCTATAATTATAGTGTCAATCCCTCCACGGGCCTTCTCGACTATGATGAAATAGAGAGAATGGCAATGGAGATAAAGCCTCTTATACTGCTGGCTGGTTACAGCGCCTACCCCCGGTGCATCAATTTTGCCAGGATGCGCCAGATAGCCGATAAAGCCGGAGCAGTATTTATGGTGGATATGGCTCATTTTGCCGGGCTGGTTGCCGGAGGTGTTTTCAAGGGAGATTTCAACCCGATTCCTCATGCACATGTTGTCACCACTACCACCCACAAGACACTCCGGGGACCAAGAGGCGGACTCATTCTCTGCGTTAAGGAATTCGCAGAAAGCGTGAACAAAGGATGTCCGCTTGTGATTGGTGGTCCACTGGCTCATGTGATGGCCGCAAAAGCGGTTGCTTTGACAGAGGCTAATTCTCCGGAATTTAAAAAATACGCCGCATCCATTGTCGAAAACGCCTCAACACTGGCAGGATTCTGCATGGAGATGAGAATGAAAGTTGCCACAGGAGGAACAGACAACCATCTGTTCCTTATCGATGTCACCCCCTTTGGCCTCACCGGACGTCAGGCAGAGAGTGCTCTGAGAGACTGCGGAATCACTTTAAACCGCAACTCTCTGCCGTTTGATCCCAACGGTCCCTGGTACACCAGCGGTTTACGTATCGGAACACCTGCTGTCACCACTCTGGGAATGGGACCGGAGCAGATGAAAGAAATAGCATCGATAATAAGCCTGGTCTTGTCAAATACAAAACCTGAGACCTCCACAAAAGGAGAGCAGGCCGGGAAACCATCGAAGGCAAAGTACTCTACCGATACAAACGCGGCTCAGGAAGCCATATCTCGTGTAAAGGCACTGCTTGATCGCTTTCCGGTCTATCCTCAGCTCGATCTCGATTTTCTCCAGAAGCAATTTTCCTGA
- a CDS encoding HU family DNA-binding protein, giving the protein MAKSLTQSQIIAKLADQVELPKKQVKSFLDNLASLAYSEAKNGFTVPGLGKLVLVQRKARMGRNPATGEQIKIPAKKVVKFRVSKAAKDAIVGGAKPAPAKPAKKKR; this is encoded by the coding sequence ATGGCAAAGAGCCTGACGCAATCTCAGATTATCGCGAAGCTTGCCGACCAAGTCGAGCTTCCGAAAAAACAGGTAAAGTCCTTCCTGGACAACCTGGCAAGTTTGGCTTATTCTGAAGCCAAAAATGGTTTCACGGTCCCGGGTCTGGGGAAACTTGTTCTGGTGCAGCGTAAAGCCAGAATGGGAAGAAATCCTGCAACCGGCGAGCAGATCAAAATTCCTGCAAAAAAAGTCGTGAAATTCAGGGTTTCAAAAGCTGCCAAAGATGCCATTGTCGGAGGGGCAAAGCCTGCACCGGCAAAACCGGCAAAAAAGAAAAGATAA
- a CDS encoding RluA family pseudouridine synthase, translating to MKFRSVIPGNIPPGTDLVFYLSKRFTYHTKEEWAGILESGSVELDGHRAGAEEKVFPGSVIIYDPGEFQEPPADLSYRIIYEDEWFIGVSKPGNLLVHRAGKSFRNNLIYQLRHVHEPPYPLAHAAHRLDRDTSGVVLIAKSSSVRAEAGRLFAEGLVEKEYVAIVHNLFDSRIKKISLPLKKDMLSSISYKVGVDLDGKKAVTDILGVTAIGNRHSLITVRPLTGRTHQIRIHLAAVGNGIVGDKLYGMSEDSYKRWRENPSAHTLSFHRHALHCRLISFIHPFTNTRCVIECDMPDDMKGLLEKLRRG from the coding sequence ATGAAATTTCGTTCGGTTATTCCCGGAAACATCCCACCGGGTACTGATCTGGTTTTTTACCTGTCGAAGCGTTTTACATATCATACAAAGGAAGAATGGGCCGGAATACTGGAGAGCGGCTCTGTGGAACTCGATGGTCACAGGGCTGGTGCAGAAGAGAAGGTATTTCCTGGTTCTGTTATTATCTACGATCCTGGAGAGTTTCAGGAACCACCGGCCGATCTGTCCTACAGAATTATTTATGAGGATGAATGGTTTATTGGTGTAAGCAAGCCCGGCAATCTTCTTGTCCACAGGGCCGGCAAGTCTTTCAGGAATAATCTTATTTATCAATTGAGGCATGTGCATGAACCTCCATATCCTCTGGCTCATGCTGCTCATCGGCTTGACCGTGATACATCGGGTGTGGTGCTGATTGCAAAAAGCTCATCGGTAAGGGCGGAAGCAGGGAGATTGTTTGCTGAAGGACTGGTTGAGAAGGAGTACGTTGCTATTGTGCACAATCTCTTTGACAGCCGAATCAAGAAAATTTCTCTGCCGTTAAAAAAAGACATGCTTTCCTCGATCAGTTACAAGGTTGGAGTTGATTTGGACGGCAAGAAGGCTGTGACTGATATTCTGGGGGTAACAGCTATAGGGAACAGGCATTCCCTCATTACAGTAAGACCTCTGACCGGCAGAACTCATCAGATACGCATTCATCTTGCTGCTGTAGGAAACGGGATTGTAGGAGACAAGCTTTACGGCATGAGTGAGGACTCATACAAGAGATGGCGTGAGAATCCCTCTGCGCACACACTATCCTTCCATCGCCACGCCCTTCACTGTCGCTTAATTTCTTTTATTCATCCGTTCACAAATACCAGGTGTGTAATTGAATGTGATATGCCTGATGATATGAAGGGACTTCTGGAGAAACTCAGGAGGGGGTAG
- a CDS encoding response regulator, whose translation MENQKEVILLVDDELEIRQMILDYLRENENYIVFEAASGAEALEVLSREHIDLVLSDINMPAMRGFDLLKEVRDRYPAVKRVLITAYNVEDYFEMAMKYDIGNIFVKTSPFNFAELSSILNKLLRNDIFGLHHYFEPDVQSSQYRILSSRNLDKDAMKIVEMIGDKEEANRLELVIVELLTNAIFYGIRNEIPDRKETWEHDFVLTEDEAIRVTIARDSEKYAVSICDVGGRLKKTDVLYWLNRQNSRDQNGLPVGLYDSHGRGLFIARRYIDRLIINIDKARRTEVIIINYYSDTFKGHKPLYINEL comes from the coding sequence ATGGAAAATCAAAAAGAAGTGATACTTCTGGTTGATGATGAACTGGAAATAAGGCAGATGATTCTGGATTATCTCAGGGAGAATGAGAATTACATTGTCTTTGAAGCGGCGAGTGGTGCAGAAGCGCTTGAGGTTCTGTCCAGAGAACACATTGACCTTGTCCTCTCAGATATCAACATGCCGGCAATGAGGGGTTTTGACCTGTTGAAGGAAGTGAGGGACAGGTATCCTGCAGTAAAAAGGGTGCTGATTACAGCTTACAATGTCGAAGACTACTTTGAGATGGCGATGAAATATGATATTGGTAATATATTTGTCAAAACATCGCCGTTTAATTTCGCGGAGCTCTCCTCAATTTTAAACAAGCTTCTGCGAAATGACATTTTCGGGCTGCATCACTATTTTGAGCCTGATGTGCAGAGTTCACAGTATAGAATTCTCAGTTCGCGGAACCTGGACAAGGACGCGATGAAAATAGTCGAGATGATAGGTGACAAGGAGGAGGCAAACCGTCTCGAACTGGTGATTGTGGAACTTCTCACCAATGCTATTTTCTATGGGATCAGAAACGAGATCCCTGACCGCAAGGAGACTTGGGAGCATGATTTTGTCCTTACAGAGGATGAGGCCATCAGGGTTACAATCGCAAGGGACAGTGAAAAGTACGCGGTTTCAATCTGTGATGTCGGCGGAAGGTTGAAGAAAACCGATGTGCTTTACTGGCTTAACCGCCAGAATTCCCGTGATCAGAACGGCCTTCCTGTAGGGCTCTATGATTCCCATGGCCGGGGTTTGTTTATAGCGCGCAGATACATCGACCGGCTGATAATAAACATTGACAAGGCACGCCGCACAGAGGTAATTATTATCAATTACTATTCAGACACCTTCAAGGGCCACAAGCCTCTTTACATAAATGAGTTATGA
- a CDS encoding ComEC family competence protein — MKHIRALLNSIYGIFPGLPFWTRLPALMSWIAVSCGIAASSLFPIPAHNSLLYTTFSIAATVSLLAGVFSRLRTIQFCGFLLFSIFLCTLRQNNQEKISRLLSDHSSDYHTITGSITSLPVKSYAGYKFLLKIDSASFDNERILISRHILCISPTVPPMHGTLRVFGKCAPGQKRLNRYDFNELTWLNSNGISAKMSVDSMEISGIPKSIPQSIADLFRNRVFSVLDRFTDQSHRAVLLAAFLNEREHLSAEINTAYRKSGIFHLLSISGLHAGMILAAAYVLLGVFPVNAASRHVLSLLVLWSYQLFIGFIPSLFRATLMATLIIVCLLFQKKSYSLQSLGLAGTVWLILSPESLFMPGYQLSFAATFGIIALQPLFSSLCPRLSIPIWNSLVKWLYSTFSVSFAGFISTAPVLLYHFGTLSIYGLIANLAAVGLMSICMWSFFASLVFESLIQPLSSLAVIVSSITLSLINCIAGLSNKIRWSEIALPVPPAEIILLYTVIIIAFILADRRYVRVILSWTVPLFLLIIPISFLLRLSPESLTVERFYTKGNSSVTAVKWPHRGVWLFCDGNEKKLASIYRFSIQNWIRHNPLSFVEKAYLIEKSPRQVNSLFTDTQEKTGNLITSFRQSANERLFRKTSPCSCVFSVDGKDIRLICADKWVNFSLKDSLVRWGDVNTADTSISEIPIRLTFNRRMVKLSTQRGID; from the coding sequence ATGAAACATATCAGGGCTTTGCTTAATTCCATTTACGGGATTTTCCCAGGATTGCCCTTCTGGACAAGGCTCCCTGCGCTCATGAGCTGGATTGCTGTTTCCTGCGGAATAGCTGCCTCTTCGCTTTTCCCTATACCTGCCCATAATAGCTTATTGTACACCACTTTTTCAATTGCTGCAACGGTTTCTCTTCTGGCCGGAGTTTTTTCACGTCTGAGAACCATTCAATTCTGCGGTTTCCTCCTTTTCTCAATATTTCTCTGTACCCTCCGCCAGAATAACCAGGAAAAGATTTCCCGGTTACTTTCAGATCACAGCTCAGATTACCACACAATCACAGGCTCAATCACCTCACTTCCGGTAAAATCATATGCAGGTTATAAATTTCTCCTGAAAATTGACTCTGCATCTTTCGACAATGAAAGGATTTTAATCTCCAGGCATATTCTGTGCATAAGCCCCACTGTTCCGCCAATGCATGGCACTCTTAGAGTCTTCGGGAAATGTGCTCCCGGACAGAAACGGCTCAACAGATATGACTTCAATGAATTGACATGGCTAAACTCCAATGGGATTAGCGCCAAAATGAGCGTAGACTCAATGGAGATTTCAGGCATACCAAAAAGCATACCCCAATCAATCGCAGACCTGTTCAGAAACAGGGTATTTTCGGTTCTTGACCGTTTTACAGATCAATCTCATCGCGCAGTTCTCCTTGCAGCCTTTCTCAATGAAAGAGAGCATCTTTCAGCAGAAATAAACACCGCTTACCGCAAATCCGGCATTTTTCACCTGCTTTCGATTTCCGGACTTCATGCAGGTATGATTCTTGCAGCAGCCTATGTACTTCTTGGTGTTTTCCCTGTGAATGCAGCCTCAAGACACGTTTTATCACTGCTTGTATTATGGAGTTACCAGCTTTTTATCGGTTTTATTCCATCCCTTTTCAGAGCAACACTGATGGCTACCCTGATAATCGTCTGCCTGCTCTTTCAGAAAAAAAGCTACTCTTTGCAGTCACTTGGCCTTGCGGGTACTGTATGGCTGATTCTCTCTCCGGAGAGTCTTTTCATGCCGGGTTATCAATTGTCATTTGCGGCCACTTTCGGTATCATCGCTCTCCAACCTCTCTTTTCCTCTCTCTGCCCCAGACTCAGCATCCCAATCTGGAACTCTCTAGTCAAATGGCTTTACTCCACCTTCAGTGTTTCCTTCGCTGGATTCATAAGCACCGCCCCTGTCCTCCTATATCACTTCGGTACATTATCCATTTACGGCCTGATTGCAAATCTTGCCGCAGTTGGCCTGATGTCAATCTGCATGTGGTCCTTTTTTGCAAGCCTTGTATTTGAATCTCTCATCCAACCCCTCTCCTCTTTGGCGGTAATTGTCTCTTCAATTACACTCAGTCTGATAAACTGCATTGCGGGTCTGTCGAACAAGATCCGCTGGAGTGAAATCGCACTGCCTGTTCCACCGGCGGAGATCATATTACTTTACACAGTTATAATAATTGCTTTCATATTGGCAGATCGTAGATATGTCCGTGTAATCCTTTCCTGGACAGTGCCGCTTTTTCTGCTTATCATACCGATATCCTTTCTGCTGAGATTATCTCCTGAAAGTCTGACTGTTGAAAGATTCTATACAAAAGGGAACAGTTCTGTAACTGCGGTAAAATGGCCCCACAGAGGAGTATGGCTTTTCTGTGACGGAAATGAAAAAAAGCTCGCATCAATTTACAGGTTCTCAATTCAGAACTGGATAAGGCATAATCCGTTATCTTTTGTGGAAAAGGCATATTTGATAGAAAAAAGTCCGCGACAGGTAAATTCCCTCTTTACAGACACACAGGAAAAAACCGGAAATTTAATTACTTCTTTCAGGCAATCTGCAAATGAGAGGTTGTTCAGGAAAACATCACCATGCAGTTGTGTGTTCTCTGTTGATGGGAAAGATATCAGACTGATCTGCGCCGATAAATGGGTAAACTTCAGCCTGAAAGACAGTTTAGTCAGATGGGGCGATGTGAACACAGCAGATACATCTATATCAGAAATACCAATCCGCCTGACTTTCAACCGCAGGATGGTAAAATTATCTACTCAAAGAGGTATTGATTAA
- a CDS encoding STAS domain-containing protein yields MINYLSIMQLKTEVWNGWHLISLGGQFVVRNLAPVRSELDSAENSDSHRVALDLSDCTHLDSSAITLIVNYFKRLTSKNGKMVVYGINKDIKEIFSIVGLDRIIPVYSSKEDFQQKVSENVET; encoded by the coding sequence TTGATTAATTATCTTAGTATCATGCAGCTAAAAACTGAAGTATGGAATGGCTGGCACCTTATCTCTTTGGGTGGTCAATTTGTGGTAAGAAACCTGGCACCTGTCAGATCTGAACTGGATTCAGCAGAAAACAGTGATTCTCACCGGGTTGCACTTGACCTCTCCGACTGTACACACCTTGACTCCAGTGCAATCACTCTGATCGTCAATTATTTCAAACGGCTGACCAGTAAAAATGGGAAAATGGTTGTCTACGGAATCAATAAGGATATAAAGGAAATTTTCTCAATTGTCGGTCTCGACAGAATTATCCCAGTCTACTCCTCAAAAGAAGATTTCCAGCAAAAAGTCAGCGAAAATGTGGAAACTTAA